One Natrinema longum genomic window carries:
- a CDS encoding copper resistance protein CopD translates to MVDVLAARTIHLVVAALWAGSVCFVAAVVLPLARDGAFNTTHPLEVISGKLTTISRVSSVVLLLSGGHLAGNAYTFGSLFGTTNGRLVVAMVALWLLLTALVEIGTKRFETGLTGKKIREPARDSLPTFRAAAVTAIALLVVAGLLSANVGLLL, encoded by the coding sequence ATGGTCGACGTGCTCGCCGCTCGAACGATACACCTGGTCGTTGCGGCCCTCTGGGCCGGCAGTGTCTGTTTCGTTGCTGCCGTCGTTCTGCCGTTGGCACGCGACGGCGCGTTCAACACGACCCACCCGCTCGAGGTCATCTCGGGGAAGTTGACGACGATTTCGCGGGTGAGTTCGGTCGTTCTCTTGCTTTCGGGCGGCCACCTCGCTGGGAACGCCTACACGTTCGGGTCGCTCTTCGGGACGACCAACGGTCGGCTGGTCGTCGCGATGGTCGCGCTCTGGTTGCTCCTGACCGCGCTCGTCGAGATCGGCACGAAGCGGTTCGAAACCGGGCTCACCGGGAAGAAGATTCGTGAGCCCGCTCGCGATTCGCTGCCGACGTTTCGGGCGGCAGCCGTTACGGCGATCGCACTGTTAGTCGTTGCAGGCCTGCTCTCGGCCAACGTCGGCCTCCTCCTGTGA
- a CDS encoding tyrosine--tRNA ligase, whose protein sequence is MDSYELLTRNAEEVVTDEEVRDLAEDPAGKRAYVGYEPSGVLHLGHLLTANKLIDLQDAGMEVVILLADVHAYLNEKGTFEEIRETAEQMKAQFLAYGLDEDNAEFVYGSEFQLEEEYTLDLHHLERETTMNRAQRAMAEIQGDETAKVSHLVYPLMQTLDIEYLDLDLAVGGLDQRKVHMLAREKLPDLEYEVRPALHTPIVADLTSGEGKMSSSEGITISMEDSTAELEEKVNAAFCPPTRDPEGDLENPVLELFEYHVFPRFDEIVVERPEKYGGDLTYEEYEALAADLESGELHPADAKGTLATYLDELIAPGREKLREIRD, encoded by the coding sequence ATGGACAGCTACGAGCTACTCACGCGAAACGCCGAGGAGGTCGTCACCGACGAGGAGGTCCGCGACCTCGCGGAGGATCCCGCGGGGAAACGCGCTTACGTCGGCTACGAACCCTCCGGCGTGCTCCACCTCGGCCACCTCCTGACGGCGAACAAGCTCATCGACCTCCAGGACGCGGGGATGGAGGTCGTCATCCTGCTCGCGGACGTTCACGCCTACCTCAACGAGAAGGGGACCTTCGAGGAGATTCGGGAGACCGCCGAGCAGATGAAAGCCCAGTTCCTCGCCTACGGGCTCGACGAGGACAACGCCGAGTTCGTCTACGGCTCCGAGTTCCAACTCGAGGAGGAGTACACGCTCGATCTCCACCACCTCGAGCGAGAGACGACGATGAACCGCGCCCAGCGCGCGATGGCCGAGATCCAGGGCGACGAGACGGCCAAGGTGAGTCACCTCGTCTACCCGTTGATGCAGACCTTGGACATCGAGTACCTCGATCTCGATCTGGCTGTCGGTGGGTTAGACCAGCGCAAGGTCCACATGCTCGCCCGCGAGAAACTGCCCGATCTCGAGTACGAGGTCCGACCCGCGCTTCACACGCCGATCGTCGCCGACCTCACCAGCGGCGAGGGGAAGATGTCCTCGAGCGAGGGGATCACGATTTCGATGGAAGACTCGACCGCGGAGCTCGAGGAGAAGGTCAACGCGGCGTTCTGTCCGCCGACGCGAGACCCCGAGGGGGACCTCGAGAACCCCGTCCTCGAACTCTTCGAGTACCACGTCTTCCCGCGATTCGACGAGATCGTCGTCGAGCGCCCCGAGAAGTACGGCGGCGACCTGACCTACGAGGAGTACGAGGCGCTGGCCGCGGACCTCGAGTCGGGCGAGCTCCACCCCGCCGACGCGAAGGGGACCCTCGCGACCTACCTCGACGAGCTGATCGCGCCGGGCCGTGAGAAGCTACGCGAGATTCGAGACTAA
- a CDS encoding metal-dependent hydrolase, which yields MMATTHVFAGLAVVAPVAYVAPEFAAALAVGAILGGLAPDFDLVGTHRRTLHFPVGGLAVAGPAVVVAAVAPSRTTLAVAAFAGTAWLHAASDAIGGGPEMDPWNERTERAVYDHVRGRWIRPRRWIRYDGAPEDAVLGAALGIPALVVFDGWLAAVVVGSLAVSVVYALFRRRLVAWTPDWLD from the coding sequence ATGATGGCGACTACCCACGTGTTCGCCGGGCTCGCGGTCGTCGCGCCGGTCGCATACGTCGCTCCCGAGTTCGCGGCCGCGCTCGCGGTCGGTGCGATTCTCGGCGGGCTGGCACCCGATTTCGATCTCGTCGGGACACACCGGCGGACGCTTCACTTTCCGGTCGGCGGGCTCGCAGTCGCCGGCCCCGCCGTCGTCGTCGCCGCCGTCGCTCCCTCGAGGACGACCCTCGCCGTCGCTGCCTTCGCCGGGACCGCCTGGCTACACGCTGCAAGCGACGCGATCGGCGGCGGCCCCGAAATGGACCCGTGGAACGAGCGGACCGAGCGTGCGGTCTACGACCACGTCCGCGGGCGATGGATTCGACCACGGCGATGGATTCGCTACGACGGCGCTCCGGAAGACGCCGTCCTCGGTGCCGCGCTCGGAATACCGGCGCTCGTCGTCTTCGACGGCTGGCTCGCTGCCGTTGTCGTCGGGAGCCTCGCCGTCTCGGTGGTCTACGCACTGTTCCGTCGTCGCCTGGTTGCCTGGACGCCCGACTGGCTCGATTGA
- a CDS encoding two-component system sensor histidine kinase NtrB, with translation MDSHTLPVSSAEFYRTLVENAAEGMLTIDEDSRIVYANPAIEDILGYTPDELVGSTKMKIIPERLRPVHAGALESYVQTGDRNIDWSGVELPALHKDGHEVPTLISLREHEHDGERYFTGIVRDITERREREDEIHEQKERLDQFAEILAHDIRNPLSVAQGYTDVAKQTYDAPVLADISDALDHIDELVDDVLVLSKTGQTVGELGPCSVEHGVRESWQAVETRHAELRIETPIGTIRADESRFRELLGNLFRNAVEHAGADVIVRVGRLPDRDGIYIADDGPGVPDSVRSDIFEHGYSTREAGTGYGLSIVKQIAEGHGWDVSVTESEHGGARFDIHDIDFVDG, from the coding sequence ATGGATTCCCACACGCTTCCCGTGAGTTCGGCCGAGTTCTATCGAACGCTCGTCGAAAACGCCGCCGAGGGAATGCTGACGATCGACGAAGACAGCCGGATCGTGTACGCGAATCCGGCTATCGAAGATATTCTGGGATATACGCCCGACGAACTCGTCGGGAGTACCAAGATGAAGATCATTCCGGAGCGCCTCCGTCCAGTCCACGCTGGGGCGCTCGAGTCCTACGTCCAGACGGGAGACCGAAACATCGATTGGAGCGGCGTCGAACTCCCGGCGCTACACAAAGACGGGCACGAAGTGCCGACGCTCATTAGCCTCCGGGAGCACGAGCACGACGGCGAACGCTACTTCACTGGCATCGTTCGAGACATCACGGAACGGCGAGAACGGGAAGACGAGATTCACGAACAGAAAGAACGGCTCGACCAGTTCGCTGAGATCCTCGCTCACGACATCAGAAACCCGCTCTCGGTCGCACAGGGGTACACGGACGTCGCCAAACAGACATACGACGCGCCCGTGTTAGCAGACATCTCGGACGCACTCGATCACATCGATGAACTGGTCGACGACGTTCTGGTGCTCTCGAAGACCGGACAGACGGTCGGGGAACTCGGTCCGTGCAGTGTCGAACACGGCGTCCGCGAATCGTGGCAGGCCGTCGAAACACGGCACGCGGAGTTGCGAATCGAAACGCCGATCGGGACGATCAGGGCGGACGAAAGCCGGTTCCGAGAACTCCTCGGGAACCTCTTTCGGAACGCCGTCGAGCACGCCGGAGCGGACGTGATCGTCCGCGTCGGTCGACTCCCCGACCGCGATGGCATCTACATCGCCGACGACGGACCGGGCGTTCCCGACTCGGTCCGGAGCGACATCTTCGAACACGGCTACTCGACGCGGGAGGCGGGAACCGGATACGGGCTCTCGATCGTGAAACAGATCGCGGAGGGCCACGGCTGGGACGTCTCGGTCACCGAGAGCGAGCACGGCGGCGCACGGTTCGACATCCACGATATCGATTTCGTCGACGGATGA
- a CDS encoding ATP-binding protein: MSRSGQRVVFVGADATLPRDLAVAFDVVAVRDRTAAVDSLEATAVSCVVVDGTEADRVDTVAAIHEAAPSVPIVYTTARPDGTAAAAATRAGATEYLVRTTDVTLVDRVVALSPDPLATGSTDPTSPDREHPAGGHITPSDAIVGPRHAAVVTELLETTRALFSCESRVAVADVVVDAAERVLGFDVVTVRLFDADTAELVLTGASDPISELFDERKRVGTHESVMGEAFRNSEPVVIDDGPPRSFGSQWATELFRSIMCVPMGSLGVLNVGSPISGAFDDYHVELAQLLTASAAAALERSDRREELMRYEQVLETLEGMVYAVDTDARLTLVTEPLAERLGYDREQLIGEPVSLVFDDESYERAVERVAELLAEPQCDNAPFEATYVTADGERFPVEIEWSLLPRDEAEIESETFRGTVSVVRDITQRKEREQYLQVLNRVLRHNLRNDLTVVIGYAELLCERLDHPELATAADTLRETATELAHTSEKTRAIQYALDRDSDLQPIDVADVLEVATDEADLDGGTLTVTTRGDCRAWADPGLGLVVDNLLENAVRHTGPEPTIDAAVVREGDRVRLSVSDDGPGIPPAEIGVITGESDITQLTHSSGLGLWLVRWMVDSYGGTVSFAQSTLGGSRVEIALEAASTDATDSA, translated from the coding sequence GTGAGCCGCTCAGGCCAACGTGTCGTCTTCGTCGGTGCCGACGCGACGCTGCCGCGCGATCTCGCGGTCGCGTTCGACGTGGTCGCAGTGCGTGATCGAACGGCAGCCGTCGACTCCCTCGAAGCGACCGCCGTGAGTTGTGTCGTCGTCGACGGAACCGAGGCCGATCGCGTCGATACCGTCGCGGCGATCCACGAGGCTGCACCGTCGGTCCCGATCGTTTACACGACGGCGCGGCCGGACGGAACCGCTGCGGCCGCGGCGACGCGTGCTGGGGCGACCGAGTATCTGGTCCGGACAACCGACGTGACGCTCGTCGATCGCGTCGTAGCGTTGTCGCCCGACCCGCTCGCAACCGGATCGACCGACCCAACGTCACCCGATCGCGAACACCCTGCTGGCGGGCATATCACTCCCAGCGATGCGATCGTCGGCCCCCGCCATGCGGCCGTCGTCACCGAACTGCTCGAGACGACGCGAGCGTTGTTTTCCTGTGAGTCCCGTGTGGCCGTCGCAGATGTCGTCGTCGACGCCGCCGAGCGGGTTCTCGGGTTCGACGTCGTCACCGTTCGGCTCTTCGATGCGGACACGGCGGAGCTCGTCTTGACCGGCGCGTCCGATCCCATTAGCGAACTGTTCGACGAACGCAAACGCGTCGGGACTCACGAGAGCGTGATGGGAGAGGCGTTTCGCAACTCGGAGCCGGTCGTCATCGATGACGGGCCGCCTCGCTCGTTCGGTTCACAGTGGGCGACCGAGCTGTTCCGCAGTATCATGTGCGTTCCGATGGGGTCCCTGGGCGTCCTCAACGTCGGCTCGCCGATCAGCGGCGCATTCGACGACTACCACGTCGAGCTCGCACAGCTGTTGACCGCCAGCGCGGCTGCCGCACTCGAGCGATCCGACCGCCGCGAGGAACTCATGCGCTACGAACAGGTCCTCGAGACACTCGAAGGGATGGTGTACGCGGTCGATACGGACGCACGACTGACGCTGGTGACCGAACCGCTCGCCGAGCGGCTGGGATACGACCGCGAGCAGCTCATCGGCGAACCCGTCTCGCTCGTTTTCGACGACGAATCCTACGAGCGTGCAGTAGAGCGCGTCGCTGAATTGCTCGCGGAGCCACAGTGCGATAACGCTCCCTTCGAGGCGACCTACGTCACCGCCGACGGCGAGCGGTTTCCCGTCGAAATCGAGTGGTCGCTGTTACCCCGCGACGAGGCGGAGATCGAGTCCGAGACGTTTCGTGGGACCGTCAGCGTCGTCAGGGACATCACGCAGCGAAAGGAGCGCGAACAGTACCTCCAGGTGCTCAACCGGGTCCTCCGACACAACCTCCGAAACGATCTCACCGTCGTCATCGGCTACGCCGAACTCCTCTGTGAACGACTCGACCATCCGGAGCTCGCGACCGCCGCGGACACGCTCCGGGAGACCGCGACCGAGCTCGCCCACACCAGCGAGAAGACGCGCGCGATCCAGTACGCGCTAGACCGGGACAGCGACCTCCAGCCGATCGACGTCGCCGACGTCCTCGAAGTGGCCACCGACGAGGCGGATCTCGACGGCGGTACCCTCACGGTCACGACGCGTGGCGACTGCCGAGCCTGGGCCGATCCCGGATTAGGGCTCGTCGTCGACAACCTCCTCGAGAACGCGGTCCGACACACGGGACCCGAACCGACCATCGATGCCGCTGTCGTTCGGGAGGGCGATCGGGTTCGGCTCTCGGTCTCCGACGACGGCCCCGGCATTCCGCCCGCGGAAATCGGCGTCATCACCGGCGAGAGCGATATCACACAGCTCACCCATAGCAGCGGACTCGGCCTCTGGCTGGTTCGGTGGATGGTCGACAGCTACGGCGGCACCGTCTCCTTTGCACAGTCGACGCTCGGCGGGAGCCGCGTCGAAATCGCCCTCGAGGCCGCGTCGACGGATGCGACCGACTCGGCGTGA
- the gnd gene encoding phosphogluconate dehydrogenase (NAD(+)-dependent, decarboxylating) — MQLGVIGLGRMGQIVVERSLAAGHDVVAFDLDEEAVATAADAGAAPAASIDDLVDRLGADKRIWLMVPAGEAVDVTLEELEAHLDGDDVVVDGGNSYFEDSVRRAESCPAAYLDCGTSGGPAGAELGFSLMVGGPQWAYDEFEPVFDAVATGPDGHGRMGPAGSGHYVKMIHNGVEYALMQTYGEGFELLHEGRYDLDLENVASVWNNGAVIRSWLLELCEEAFREEGTDLGTVADRIEGGSTGTWTVQEALEQEVPLPLIYTALAERFGSRADDGRFSRRLANRLRYGFGRHEVPRRE; from the coding sequence ATGCAACTGGGCGTAATCGGACTCGGACGGATGGGACAGATCGTCGTCGAGCGGTCCCTCGCAGCGGGCCACGATGTCGTCGCGTTCGATCTGGACGAAGAAGCCGTCGCGACGGCTGCTGACGCAGGTGCCGCCCCGGCCGCCTCGATCGACGACCTCGTCGACCGGCTGGGCGCGGACAAACGCATCTGGCTGATGGTCCCCGCCGGCGAGGCGGTCGACGTCACCCTCGAGGAACTCGAGGCTCACCTCGACGGCGACGACGTCGTCGTCGACGGCGGGAACTCCTACTTCGAGGACTCGGTCCGCCGGGCCGAGTCCTGTCCCGCGGCCTACCTCGACTGTGGCACCTCCGGCGGCCCCGCCGGCGCGGAACTCGGCTTCTCGCTGATGGTCGGCGGCCCCCAGTGGGCCTACGACGAGTTCGAGCCGGTCTTCGATGCGGTCGCGACAGGTCCCGACGGCCACGGTCGGATGGGGCCCGCCGGCTCGGGCCACTACGTCAAGATGATCCACAACGGCGTCGAGTACGCCTTGATGCAGACATACGGTGAGGGCTTCGAGTTGCTCCACGAGGGCCGGTACGATCTGGATCTCGAGAACGTGGCCTCGGTCTGGAACAACGGCGCGGTGATCCGCTCGTGGCTGCTGGAGCTCTGCGAGGAGGCCTTCCGCGAGGAGGGCACCGACCTCGGCACCGTCGCCGACCGTATCGAGGGCGGCTCGACCGGGACCTGGACCGTCCAGGAGGCCCTCGAGCAGGAAGTTCCCTTGCCACTGATCTACACCGCGCTCGCCGAACGGTTCGGCTCGCGGGCCGACGACGGCCGCTTCTCGCGGCGACTCGCGAATCGACTCCGATACGGCTTCGGTCGCCACGAAGTCCCACGCCGCGAGTAG
- a CDS encoding DEAD/DEAH box helicase, with product MSKQVQQVETIFCHETGDDYLVVVERDGKRLFRAKLGLSETSAGPRPAKFRLKQGSSEEPRQPDEFVELARRAKRLRISEQTSAQGRRDLREMFEGYQLEDKVKTVRTCRYCASAGRYSPITTETAVKDDNDWICRDCARQELERQLSFSGGGKVSGAAKDRLEDLMMEVQDLERIVNLLKGQLDPDLTKFDTISATTDEVDPVRTDSLSLHPGLQNLLEDRFDTLLPVQSLSVEHGLFDGDDQLVVSATATGKTLVGELAGINRVLNNKGTMLFLVPLVALANQKYEDFTEEYGHLVDVSIRVGASRVADEGERFDPNADVIVGTYEGIDHALRTGKDMGDIGTVVIDEVHTLKEEDRGHRLDGLISRLKYTCEQRAKRRDDYGGAQWVYLSATVGNPQQLTEALEATLIEFEERPVPIERHVTFADGQEKVRVENKLVRREFDSESSKGYRGQTIIFTNSRRRCHEISRKLDYSAAPYHAGLDYKRRKEVERKFGEQELSAVVTTAALAAGVDFPASQVIFDSLAMGIEWLSVQEFHQMLGRAGRPDYHDKGTVYVLVEPDTAYHNSMEMTEDEVAFKLLKGEMESVMTHYDEAAAVEETLANITVGGKAAKALNDRMLGEVPTKHAIGKLLEYDFIDGFEPTPLGQVVTEHFLEPGQAFTILDGIRKDAHPYEIVADLELRDADL from the coding sequence GTGTCGAAGCAGGTCCAGCAGGTCGAAACGATCTTTTGCCACGAGACGGGCGACGACTATCTCGTGGTCGTCGAGCGCGACGGCAAACGGCTCTTCCGCGCGAAACTCGGGCTTTCGGAAACGTCCGCCGGGCCCCGCCCCGCGAAGTTCCGACTGAAGCAGGGCTCGAGCGAAGAACCGCGCCAGCCCGACGAGTTCGTCGAGCTCGCCCGCCGAGCGAAGCGGCTGCGCATCTCCGAACAGACCTCCGCGCAGGGACGGCGCGATCTCCGGGAGATGTTCGAGGGGTACCAGCTCGAGGACAAGGTCAAGACAGTCCGGACCTGCCGGTACTGCGCCTCAGCGGGCCGGTACTCGCCGATCACGACCGAGACAGCTGTCAAGGACGACAACGACTGGATCTGCCGGGACTGCGCTCGACAGGAACTCGAGCGCCAGCTGTCCTTTTCGGGCGGCGGCAAGGTCTCGGGTGCCGCAAAGGATCGTCTCGAGGACCTCATGATGGAGGTTCAAGATCTCGAGCGAATCGTCAACCTGCTCAAGGGACAGCTCGATCCGGACCTGACGAAGTTCGATACCATCTCGGCGACGACCGACGAGGTCGACCCAGTTCGGACCGACTCGCTTTCCCTCCATCCCGGCCTGCAGAACCTGCTCGAGGATCGATTCGATACCCTGTTGCCGGTCCAGAGCCTCTCGGTCGAACACGGCCTCTTCGACGGCGACGACCAGCTCGTCGTCTCCGCGACGGCGACCGGGAAGACCCTCGTCGGCGAGCTGGCCGGTATCAATCGCGTGTTGAACAACAAGGGGACGATGCTCTTTCTCGTCCCGCTGGTCGCGCTGGCCAACCAGAAGTACGAGGACTTCACCGAGGAGTACGGCCACCTCGTCGACGTCTCGATTCGCGTGGGCGCGAGCCGCGTCGCCGACGAGGGCGAGCGGTTCGACCCCAACGCCGACGTCATCGTCGGTACCTACGAGGGGATCGATCACGCCCTGCGGACGGGCAAGGACATGGGCGACATCGGGACGGTCGTCATCGACGAGGTCCACACCCTCAAGGAAGAGGATCGGGGGCACCGGCTCGACGGCCTGATCTCGCGGCTCAAGTACACCTGCGAACAACGCGCCAAGCGGCGGGACGACTACGGCGGCGCACAGTGGGTCTACCTCTCGGCGACCGTCGGGAACCCCCAACAGCTCACCGAGGCGCTCGAGGCGACGCTCATCGAGTTCGAGGAACGGCCGGTACCGATCGAGCGCCACGTCACCTTCGCGGACGGCCAGGAGAAAGTCCGCGTCGAGAACAAACTCGTCAGACGCGAGTTCGACAGCGAGTCCTCGAAAGGGTATCGTGGCCAGACCATCATCTTCACCAACTCACGGCGGCGGTGTCACGAGATCAGCCGGAAGCTCGATTATTCGGCCGCGCCCTACCACGCCGGCCTCGACTACAAGCGCCGGAAGGAGGTCGAACGCAAGTTCGGCGAGCAAGAACTCTCCGCCGTCGTCACGACCGCCGCGCTCGCGGCCGGGGTCGACTTCCCGGCCTCGCAGGTGATCTTCGACTCACTGGCGATGGGCATCGAGTGGCTCTCGGTCCAGGAGTTCCACCAGATGCTCGGCCGCGCGGGTCGGCCCGACTACCACGACAAGGGGACAGTGTACGTCCTCGTCGAACCCGACACCGCCTACCACAACTCGATGGAGATGACCGAAGACGAGGTCGCGTTCAAGCTCCTCAAAGGCGAGATGGAGTCGGTCATGACCCACTACGACGAGGCCGCCGCCGTCGAGGAGACGCTGGCAAACATCACGGTCGGGGGCAAGGCCGCGAAGGCGCTCAACGACCGCATGCTCGGCGAGGTCCCCACGAAACACGCCATCGGGAAGCTTCTCGAGTACGACTTCATCGACGGCTTCGAACCCACGCCGCTGGGACAGGTCGTCACCGAACACTTCCTGGAACCCGGGCAGGCCTTTACCATCCTCGACGGCATCCGGAAGGACGCCCACCCCTACGAGATCGTCGCGGACCTCGAACTTCGCGACGCGGATCTCTAG